In Falco biarmicus isolate bFalBia1 chromosome 5, bFalBia1.pri, whole genome shotgun sequence, a single genomic region encodes these proteins:
- the PSMC2 gene encoding 26S proteasome regulatory subunit 7 — protein MPDYLGADQRKTKEEEKEDKPIRALDEGDIALLKTYGQSTYSRQIKQVEDDIQQLLKKINELTGIKESDTGLAPPALWDLAADKQTLQSEQPLQVARCTKIINADSEDPKYIINVKQFAKFVVDLSDQVAPTDIEEGMRVGVDRNKYQIHIPLPPKIDPTVTMMQVEEKPDVTYSDVGGCKEQIEKLREVVETPLLHPERFVNLGIEPPKGVLLFGPPGTGKTLCARAVANRTDACFIRVIGSELVQKYVGEGARMVRELFEMARTKKACLIFFDEIDAIGGARFDDGAGGDNEVQRTMLELINQLDGFDPRGNIKVLMATNRPDTLDPALMRPGRLDRKIEFSLPDLEGRTHIFKIHARSMSVERDIRFELLARLCPNSTGAEIRSVCTEAGMFAIRARRKIATEKDFLEAVNKVIKSYAKFSATPRYMTYN, from the exons CTCTGGATGAAGGAGATATTGCCTTGCTGAAAACATAC ggCCAGAGCACATATTCAAGGCAGATCAAGCAAGTAGAAGATGATATTCAACAACTACTTAAGAAAATCAATGAGCTCACTG GAATCAAGGAATCCGACACGGGCTTGGCTCCTCCTGCCCTTTGGGATCTGGCTGCAGACAAGCAAACTCTCCAAAGCGAGCAACCATTACAAGTTGCAAG GTGTACAAAGATAATTAATGCAGACTCCGAGGATCCCAAGTACATTATTAATGTCAAGCAGTTTGCCAAATTTGTGGTGGATCTCAGTGACCAGGTGGCACCTACTGACATAGAAGAAGGGATGAGAGTTGG GGTGGACAGAAACAAGTATCAAATCCATATCCCCTTGCCTCCAAAGATTGATCCCACAGTCACCATGATGCAA GTAGAAGAAAAACCAGATGTCACTTACAGTGATGTTGGTGGTTGTAAAGAGCAGATTGAAAAGCTGAGAGAGGTGGTTGAAACCCCTCTGCTTCAC CCTGAACGATTTGTTAACCTTGGAATTGAGCCTCCCAAAGGAGTACTTTTGTTCGGGCCACCTGGTACGGGCAAAACACTTTGTGCCCGTGCTGTTGCTAACAGGACCGATGCCTGCTTCATCAGAGTAATTGGATCTGAATTGGTGCAGAAATACGTGGGAGAG GGAGCTCGAATGGTTCGTGAACTCTTTGAAATGGCCAGAACTAAAAAAGCTTGTCTTATATTCTTTGATGAAATTGATGCCATTGGAG GTGCTCGTTTTGATgacggggctgggggtgacAATGAAGTGCAACGTACTATGCTGGAGCTGATCAATCAGTTGGATGGTTTTGACCCACGAGGCAACATCAAAGTGCTGATGGCCACAAACAGACCTGATACTCTGGATCCAGCACTGATGAGGCCTGGCAGGCTGGATAGGAAGATAGAGTTTAGCTTGCCTGATCTTGAG GGGCGAACTCACATATTCAAGATACACGCTCGTTCGATGAGTGTTGAAAGAGACATAAGATTTGAGCTGTTGGCTCGGCTGTGTCCTAATAGTACAG GCGCTGAGATTCGCAGTGTCTGCACGGAGGCAGGCATGTTTGCTATCCGAGCACGTAGAAAAATTGCAACAGAGAAAGACTTCTTAGAAGCAGTGAACAAAGTCATTAAATCGTATGCGAAATTCAGTGCTACCCCGCGCTACATGACCTACAACTGA
- the SLC26A5 gene encoding prestin — protein sequence MTSTMEHAQEKEACLEQTQRYCVERPIYNQKLLQGQLHRRERTPQTLRQKIAHSCRCSSKKAKSHLYSFLPILKWLPCYPVKEYLLGDIISGISTGVMQLPQGLAYALLAAVPPVFGLYSSFYPVFLYTFFGTSKHISIGTFAVISMMVGGVAVREVPDEMISIGYNSTNDTDFLEYYNARDTKRVQVAVTLAFLSGIIQLCLGFLRFGFVAIYLTEPLVRGFTTAAAVHVFTSQLKYLLGVKTNRYSGPLSVVYSIAAVLSKIMTTNIAALVVGLTCIVLLLIGKEINLRFKKKLPVPIPMEIIVVIIGTGVSAGMNLSESYRVDVVGNIPQGLRAPAVPEIQLIPAIFVDAVAIAIVGFSMAVSMAKIFALKHGYTIDGNQELIALGICNSVGSFFQSFSVTCSMSRSLVQESTGGKTQIAGALSSVMVLLVIVAIGYLFEPLPQTVLAAIVMVNLKGMFKQFGDVAHFWRTSKIELAIWVVAFLASLFLGLDYGLLTAVAFAMITVIYRTQRPQYRILGQIPDTDIYCDVEEYEEVKEHPGIKIFQANASLYFANSESYTSALKKKTGVDPCAILAARRKAQKRHAREIKAANELRKQAVLKLVNSSTNDMEASIKHEIANDELPVNGKFASPDASIQDTSPDEHEHFVAPKTNIHSLILDFTPVNFVDSVGAKTLKSVIKEYKEVGVCVCIASCSGPVMNELTRLTFFDNTVTRELLFHSIHDAVLACQVKDRSASQTDSDL from the exons ATGACATCAACTATGGAACATGCTCAAGAAAAGGAAGCATGTCTTGAGCAAACCCAGAGGTATTGTGTGGAGAGACCAATATATAACCAAAAGCTCTTGCAAGGACAGCTACACAGACGAGAAAGAACACCTCAGACTTTAAGGCAGAAGATTGCACATTCTTGTCG ttgttcttcTAAGAAAGCCAAGTCTCATCTTTACAGTTTCTTACCAATTTTAAAATGGCTTCCCTGTTACCCAGTGAAGGAATACTTATTAGGAGACATTATCTCAGGTATAAGCACTGGGGTTATGCAGCTTCCTCAAG GTTTAGCCTATGCTTTGCTGGCAGCTGTTCCCCCAGTATTTGGCCTATATTCTTCATTTTATCCTGTCTTTCTGTATACTTTTTTTGGAACCTCCAAGCATATATCAATAG GCACCTTTGCTGTGATTAGTATGATGGTTGGTGGCGTTGCTGTGAGAGAAGTGCCTGATGAAATGATATCTATAGGCTATAATTCTACTAATGATACAGATTTCCTTGAATATTACAATGCCAGGGATACCAAGAGGGTACAGGTGGCTGTGACTCTCGCTTTTCTTTCAGGAATTATCCAG TTGTGTTTAGGTTTCCTTCGATTTGGATTTGTAGCCATCTATCTAACAGAGCCTCTGGTGCGAGGATTTACTACTGCTGCAGCAGTTCATGTCTTTACTTCTCAATTGAAGTATCTCCTTGGCGTTAAGACTAACCGGTACAGTGGACCCCTCTCAGTTGTATAT AGCATAGCTGCGgtgctttcaaaaataatgaCGACCAATATTGCTGCATTGGTCGTTGGATTAACGTGCATTGTTCTATTGTTGATTGGCAAGGAAATCAATCTCCGGTTTAAGAAGAAGCTCCCAGTTCCTATTCCTATGGAGATCATTGTG GTAATTATTGGCACAGGAGTTTCAGCTGGAATGAATCTGAGTGAGTCATACAGAGTGGATGTTGTTGGGAATATTCCTCAAGG GTTACGTGCACCGGCGGTTCCTGAGATTCAGCTCATCCCAGCAATATTTGTGGATGCAGTAGCAATAGCAATAGTTGGATTTTCAATGGCTGTTTCAATGGCCAAGATCTTTGCCCTTAAACATGGTTACACCATTGATGGGAATCAG GAACTTATCGCCTTGGGAATATGCAACTCTGTGGGGTcatttttccaaagcttttcaGTCACTTGCTCCATGTCTCGGAGTCTTGTTCAGGAAAGCACTGGTGGGAAAACTCAG ATTGCAGGTGCTCTCTCTTCAGTTATGGTTCTGTTGGTAATTGTGGCTATTGGATACCTCTTTGAACCGCTTCCACAG ACAGTACTGGCTGCAATTGTCATGGTTAACCTGAAAGGAATGTTTAAACAGTTTGGAGATGTTGCGCACTTCTGGAGAACCAGTAAGATTGAGCTG GCCATCTGGGTGGTAGCTTTTCTGGCTTCTCTGTTCCTGGGACTAGACTATGGTTTGCTTACTGCAGTAGCATTTGCAATGATAACCGTTATTTACAGAACACAAAG GCCTCAATACAGAATCCTTGGTCAGATTCCTGACACTGACATCTACTGTGATGTGGAAGAGTATGAAGAG gTTAAAGAACATcctggaataaaaatatttcaagctaATGCATCACTTTATTTTGCCAATAGTGAGTCATATACAAGTGCGCTGAAGAAAAAG ACTGGAGTGGACCCTTGTGCCATATTAGCAGCAAGGAGAAAAGCCCAGAAGAGGCATGCCAGGGAAATAAAGGCGGCAAATGAACtcagaaagcaagctgtatTGAAACTAGTGAATTCTTCG ACCAACGACATGGAAGCAAGTATAAAACATGAGATAGCAAATGATGAGTTACctgtaaatggaaaatttgCATCTCCAGATGCTAGCATACAAGACACGTCTCCTGATGAGCATGAACATTTTGTGGCGCCCAAAACAAATATCCACTCTTTAATCCTGGATTTCACACCAGTGAACTTTGTGGATTCAGTTGGAGCAAAAACATTGAAGTCG GTTATAAAAGAATACAAAGAAGTTGGTGTCTGTGTCTGTATTGCCAGCTGTAGTG gcCCTGTAATGAATGAGCTGACAAGACTGACTTTTTTTGATAACACTGTAACCAGAGAGTTGTTGTTTCACAGTATTCATGATGCTGTCCTTGCCTGCCAAGTGAAAGACAGGTCGGCCTCACAGACCGACTCTGACCTCTGA